One Calditrichia bacterium DNA window includes the following coding sequences:
- a CDS encoding STAS domain-containing protein yields the protein MKIKEQIQGDIAVITVSGNMMGGPESQDLHDKVKSLLADGLKKFVIDIKGVKWMNSSGLGTLMSCMTSITENNSQLKLASVTEKVKSVLMITKLIEIFDTYENADRAVAKFLEDAKGA from the coding sequence ATGAAAATTAAAGAACAAATACAGGGCGACATTGCCGTCATTACTGTTAGCGGAAACATGATGGGTGGACCCGAATCTCAGGATCTGCATGACAAAGTGAAGAGCCTTTTGGCAGACGGATTAAAAAAATTTGTAATCGATATCAAAGGCGTAAAATGGATGAACAGTTCCGGTTTGGGAACGCTGATGTCCTGTATGACATCAATTACGGAAAACAACAGCCAGTTAAAATTAGCCAGCGTTACGGAAAAAGTAAAAAGCGTTTTAATGATCACCAAATTGATCGAAATATTTGATACGTATGAAAATGCTGATCGGGCCGTTGCCAAGTTCCTGGAAGACGCAAAAGGAGCTTAA
- a CDS encoding transglycosylase SLT domain-containing protein produces the protein MMGFLLCFAGISIAAGEEIYQNHLPHREALDTEVRFWKNVFAKVAKNQFVIHDVDDLSLVYKTITLDTSLTEREEDNKLKEARKEVEELLLRFHNKQFDVANLTYWENTVYMLFLKNTDPDKFLNASKNIRAQRGIRENFLAGVQRMFTYLPYIEKVFQEYELPRELIYLPHVESSFNPDARSHVGASGMWQFMRSTGRQYMKVNRIKDERFDPLVATRAAAKLLKFNYRLLDDWALAITAYNHGLGSMQKAKRLHGDYLTIREKYLRRSFGFASKNFYPEVLAVVEICDSLDHYFPNAAKDPVLEFQEIELPKNLNLARFVDQFELDKTEMERLNPGFNRSVWKGQTYIPAKYTLRLPLESSARDILASLGASDEVIGEIKLAQLLPKSNSIAIRQLQEIYARRAKVQKNIRNMQIGVISPDKTDVYAENPETMNWLLALNDSPVEIVEEPVLVAEINPSAPVEIVEPVAEKLEQTASEAEPLIAKLDGQPLKYPLDLPRMQVAENPVQQKFPDFMWELSPEEPKPQPVEIAEVEPKKPAKAPPVVAHVEASTPEISWQLVVDGREISIIELQQMLVTRLRPDGDEIIVYPQETVGHFAEWLGNNASTIRRVNGLSRSSNMKTGARLKLDFSTTSPDVFLQKRLNYHMGLIQKYFQNSARVELIQHTIQSGDNLWNLARKKYKFPVNLLLYFNDLNKLEQLFPGDKLMLPVIYQ, from the coding sequence ATGATGGGGTTTTTATTGTGCTTTGCCGGTATTTCAATCGCCGCCGGCGAAGAAATTTATCAAAACCACCTCCCGCACCGGGAAGCGCTCGATACCGAAGTGCGTTTCTGGAAGAATGTGTTTGCGAAAGTGGCGAAAAACCAATTTGTCATTCACGATGTGGATGATCTCAGCCTGGTGTATAAAACCATCACGCTCGATACATCGCTGACCGAACGGGAAGAAGATAACAAGCTGAAAGAAGCCCGTAAAGAAGTTGAAGAATTGTTGCTCCGTTTTCACAACAAACAATTTGATGTAGCGAACCTGACGTATTGGGAAAACACCGTTTATATGCTGTTTTTAAAGAATACGGATCCCGATAAATTTCTGAATGCATCAAAAAATATCCGGGCGCAACGCGGCATCCGGGAGAATTTTTTGGCGGGCGTTCAGCGGATGTTCACCTATTTGCCATATATCGAAAAAGTGTTTCAGGAATACGAATTGCCGCGGGAACTGATCTATCTGCCGCATGTGGAATCATCCTTTAACCCGGATGCGCGATCGCATGTGGGTGCATCGGGAATGTGGCAATTTATGCGCAGTACCGGGCGTCAATACATGAAAGTTAACCGGATAAAAGACGAACGGTTTGACCCGCTCGTTGCTACCCGAGCAGCCGCGAAATTACTCAAATTTAACTACCGATTACTGGATGATTGGGCGTTGGCGATAACCGCATACAATCACGGTTTGGGTAGCATGCAAAAAGCCAAACGGCTGCATGGCGATTATTTGACCATTCGCGAGAAATATTTGCGGCGCAGCTTTGGTTTTGCATCGAAAAATTTTTACCCCGAAGTGCTGGCAGTTGTGGAAATTTGCGACAGCCTCGATCACTATTTCCCCAACGCAGCGAAAGACCCGGTGCTTGAATTTCAGGAAATCGAGTTGCCCAAAAACCTGAATCTGGCGCGATTTGTCGATCAGTTTGAGTTGGATAAAACAGAAATGGAACGGCTAAATCCCGGATTTAACCGGAGTGTCTGGAAAGGACAAACATATATTCCTGCCAAATATACCCTTCGGTTGCCACTGGAAAGCAGCGCACGGGATATTTTGGCATCACTTGGTGCATCGGATGAAGTAATCGGTGAAATCAAGCTTGCGCAGCTTTTGCCCAAAAGCAACAGCATCGCCATTCGCCAATTGCAGGAAATTTACGCGCGTCGGGCAAAGGTGCAGAAAAATATCCGCAATATGCAAATTGGTGTGATATCTCCTGACAAAACAGATGTTTACGCCGAAAATCCGGAAACGATGAACTGGTTACTGGCACTCAACGATTCGCCTGTTGAAATTGTTGAAGAACCGGTTTTGGTGGCAGAAATTAACCCGTCCGCACCGGTGGAAATTGTTGAACCTGTTGCTGAAAAATTGGAACAGACAGCTTCGGAAGCCGAGCCGCTGATCGCCAAATTGGATGGGCAGCCGCTAAAATACCCGCTGGATTTACCGCGAATGCAGGTTGCAGAAAATCCTGTTCAGCAAAAATTTCCCGATTTTATGTGGGAATTATCCCCAGAAGAGCCGAAGCCTCAACCTGTTGAAATTGCTGAAGTTGAGCCGAAAAAACCAGCAAAAGCACCCCCCGTTGTTGCCCATGTTGAAGCAAGCACACCAGAGATTAGCTGGCAATTGGTTGTGGATGGCCGGGAGATATCCATCATCGAACTTCAGCAAATGCTGGTTACCCGGCTTCGCCCGGATGGTGATGAAATAATTGTTTATCCGCAGGAAACGGTCGGGCATTTTGCGGAATGGCTGGGTAATAATGCCAGCACCATTCGCCGCGTGAACGGGTTATCGCGAAGCAGTAATATGAAAACCGGCGCGCGCCTTAAACTGGATTTTTCAACCACATCGCCGGACGTATTTCTGCAAAAACGACTCAACTATCACATGGGGCTTATTCAGAAGTATTTCCAGAATTCCGCCCGGGTGGAGTTGATTCAACACACCATCCAGTCCGGTGATAATCTGTGGAATCTCGCCCGCAAAAAATATAAGTTTCCCGTAAATCTTTTGCTTTATTTTAACGATTTAAATAAATTAGAGCAGTTGTTTCCCGGTGATAAATTAATGTTGCCAGTTATCTATCAATAG
- a CDS encoding transglycosylase SLT domain-containing protein has protein sequence MLKRFLHLIGVLGGLFLLTIPATAETPDIDDYNRANQYYESGDFANALVFYEAAVAKNPELGTRFPKILLKIGYCLFQTGQFEKAASELGNQSIKSLEIADYADFFAAKSLMASSLPGNAASILELYRSRYPNSPMGISADSMLAEIYFQQGKWQSAKTLYSRLIKYRGFDKGEITGRLMHIAKKLGNTQALTNEAFTLMKKYPFHPQSRIAYREIRSKYDNAVLTTTALQNMFSYLAETEQYSEMTALLKHQEKLGGKSELLRWLKIRKLYEEKQYWGSLQAAKAQRDSFVTATYKRHIDLNFARCYLRMGLKDKAIEAYDTFQKRYPTDALAAEVLWVIAWLSEEQGRPDAAREYYQRLITGYSRYELTPEARFRIGLSHFRDGEFEQARGYWKAALNRKSDDIWNPRMTYWIAKSYAAEGNDSMRVALLSTIIAQPFDNYYTMKAFLTTQSTEHIHQLVDSLLSEIHHKPVSYLPKYLNDFQRPLLVQEVFGENYAQRELNVLAEKLNEPGWELTFALGEMNERLQNFGRAYRYYQRVYLNHFVRSDWKEWIFLFKNLYPLYFNSEVNTYARKWNITPASIWAVMKKESAFEPQITSYANAYGLMQIIPPTADRLSESLGMEMTDVRRLFEPDFNILLGSYYLSELLKRYDGNMYHALAAYNAGEHRVDRWRKVYLTDDDDYFMENIEYEQTRQYVRGVMKYYWLYHLIIHPHLVTEELADFPAKVAREPWFRETGTIESPN, from the coding sequence ATGCTGAAAAGATTTTTACATCTGATTGGGGTGTTGGGCGGATTATTCCTGTTGACGATTCCGGCAACAGCCGAAACCCCGGATATCGATGATTACAACCGGGCCAACCAATATTACGAATCCGGCGATTTTGCGAATGCGCTGGTTTTTTATGAAGCCGCAGTCGCAAAAAATCCCGAGTTGGGAACCCGATTTCCCAAAATATTGTTGAAAATCGGCTATTGTTTGTTCCAGACCGGACAATTTGAGAAAGCCGCGTCTGAGCTTGGCAATCAATCCATAAAATCCCTCGAAATTGCCGATTACGCCGATTTTTTTGCAGCAAAATCGTTGATGGCTTCATCGTTGCCCGGCAATGCCGCATCGATATTGGAGCTGTATCGCAGCCGTTATCCCAACAGCCCGATGGGCATTTCCGCAGATTCAATGCTTGCTGAAATTTATTTTCAACAGGGCAAATGGCAATCTGCCAAAACGCTGTACAGCCGGCTGATAAAATATCGCGGATTCGACAAAGGCGAAATTACCGGCCGCCTGATGCACATCGCCAAAAAACTCGGTAACACTCAGGCGTTAACCAACGAAGCCTTTACGCTGATGAAAAAGTATCCGTTTCATCCGCAAAGCAGGATTGCCTACCGGGAAATCCGTAGTAAATATGATAATGCCGTGCTGACCACCACCGCACTCCAAAATATGTTCAGCTATCTTGCGGAAACCGAACAGTACTCGGAGATGACCGCGCTGCTGAAACATCAGGAAAAACTGGGCGGCAAATCCGAATTATTGCGCTGGTTAAAAATTCGCAAATTATACGAAGAAAAACAGTATTGGGGATCGTTGCAAGCTGCCAAAGCCCAACGGGACAGTTTTGTAACGGCAACATACAAACGCCATATCGATTTGAATTTTGCCCGCTGCTACCTGCGAATGGGTTTGAAAGACAAAGCTATTGAAGCGTATGACACATTCCAGAAACGTTATCCGACCGATGCACTTGCTGCAGAAGTGCTGTGGGTGATCGCCTGGCTGAGCGAAGAACAGGGACGCCCGGACGCTGCCCGGGAATATTATCAACGGCTGATAACCGGCTACAGCCGCTATGAACTGACGCCGGAAGCACGGTTTCGCATCGGTTTATCGCATTTTCGGGATGGCGAATTTGAGCAAGCCCGAGGCTATTGGAAAGCGGCGCTCAATCGCAAATCCGATGACATCTGGAATCCCCGGATGACCTATTGGATCGCCAAATCGTACGCCGCAGAAGGCAACGATTCGATGCGGGTTGCATTGCTGAGCACCATTATCGCACAACCGTTTGATAATTATTATACGATGAAAGCGTTTCTGACCACTCAATCCACCGAACATATTCATCAGTTGGTAGATTCGCTGTTGTCCGAAATTCACCACAAACCGGTGAGCTATTTGCCCAAATATTTGAATGATTTTCAGCGCCCGTTGCTGGTACAGGAAGTTTTCGGTGAAAATTATGCCCAACGCGAGCTGAACGTTTTGGCGGAAAAACTGAACGAACCGGGTTGGGAACTCACTTTTGCGCTCGGCGAAATGAATGAGCGGCTTCAGAATTTCGGGCGGGCGTATCGCTATTATCAACGGGTTTATTTGAACCATTTTGTCCGGAGCGACTGGAAAGAATGGATTTTTCTGTTCAAAAATTTATATCCGTTATATTTTAACAGCGAAGTGAACACTTACGCCCGGAAATGGAACATCACGCCGGCCAGCATTTGGGCAGTGATGAAAAAGGAAAGTGCGTTTGAACCGCAAATTACATCGTACGCCAACGCATACGGGCTGATGCAAATTATCCCGCCGACAGCGGATCGCCTCAGCGAAAGTCTTGGCATGGAAATGACGGACGTGCGCCGGTTGTTCGAGCCCGATTTCAACATTCTGCTGGGCAGCTATTATCTTTCGGAATTGCTGAAGCGATATGACGGCAATATGTATCACGCGCTGGCGGCATATAACGCCGGTGAGCATCGGGTGGATCGCTGGCGAAAAGTATATCTGACTGATGACGATGATTATTTTATGGAAAATATCGAATATGAACAAACACGCCAATATGTTCGGGGCGTAATGAAATATTACTGGTTGTATCATCTGATTATTCATCCGCACCTTGTCACGGAAGAATTGGCGGATTTCCCGGCGAAAGTTGCCCGGGAGCCGTGGTTCCGCGAAACCGGAACGATTGAATCACCCAATTAG
- a CDS encoding carboxypeptidase-like regulatory domain-containing protein has product MQFEGTAERGKTSRKSSFKATLFTGCFLMIFSFLGGLYAQIYQGPAAGSIGAGAIVSTDQFTNKPEEPLQPHRKRIVNPFWEHLNPPYVEDRFNVTPPSAPMGSNEFYDASVTGLAPQANTTPNIVIDFEANSQTNSIPPDPIMAVGPDHVISMVNSSFVFYDKQGNVLFSRSADAWFQNVLPYSGLFDPIVVYDNIDNRFVMCWDLQNDVNQTGYWLVSVSDDENPMGNWCNYAFPAHLNGTVDVGNWGDYQKMGYDHQAVYISGRQFSFTEGFQYCKLRIIPKSELYDPACPAVTYTDFWDFRDPNNSGVRVDGPPIVASHLEATNNTAYMVVDSPYITGNFITLWKIVDPLGTFGAATLTAVNISTVSAQQPPDANQLGGGTPRINSGRRAYRNAAYMNGKLWTSTAIAGGTGNQYAFARYLQLDVMNDTVIEDVSFGANGYYYLYPAIMVDEDENIVIGYTRSGDNEYAGAAFTGRRATDAPGLAPSTLLKAGEGNYVVTFGGTRNRWGDYLGIAPDPKNPSVIWALIEYAKAPSNTWANRIGAFSLKYAINGTITAEATGDVLENASVKIEESGAVKLTDENGDFQFGAPTDSVTVTVSKFEYQTTSRTVTLEPYFTIPVNVALQPELQADFTGQISDESSSEGIFAHIEFYAKDNPNPEPYLVLDTDSSGNFVQPSFIGEYDLRIYPESPYPYTEMNGVLLDTLGTNLDILLSPADLMIVDDDDGSDYENYFINAAIADTQNYHHWNVVEKGLPTADKMAEYPNGIVIWFTGDSDSNAISDDEAAELLAHLNNGGKLFLSGQDIVEELNGTALMNQLGIGYVQNSATPVVRGETGGIIGDGLVLITGAGAAGNQTSRDQLIINDATRTTQEFRYGAGATATAGISYKNGASKAIVFGFGFEAITDPDRQNAVIQRAIQFFKTPVGIGDLPGDVIPEIFALEQNYPNPFNPETTIRFSVPERATVLLQIYNTLGQKVRTLANARYSAGIYDVRWDGRDDSGNSVTSGIYFYRIEAGANFSTVRKMILMK; this is encoded by the coding sequence ATGCAATTTGAGGGTACTGCAGAACGGGGAAAAACATCCCGTAAATCCAGTTTTAAAGCGACGCTGTTTACGGGCTGTTTTTTAATGATTTTTTCGTTTCTCGGTGGGCTTTATGCACAAATTTATCAGGGTCCGGCCGCTGGATCGATCGGCGCCGGCGCCATCGTTTCGACCGACCAGTTTACCAACAAACCGGAAGAACCTCTTCAGCCGCATCGCAAACGGATTGTAAACCCATTTTGGGAACACCTGAATCCGCCGTATGTGGAAGACCGTTTTAACGTGACGCCGCCATCTGCACCGATGGGCAGCAACGAATTTTATGACGCATCCGTAACCGGACTCGCGCCGCAGGCGAATACGACGCCAAATATTGTGATCGATTTTGAAGCGAATTCGCAAACCAATTCCATCCCGCCGGATCCGATTATGGCGGTGGGACCGGATCACGTTATTTCGATGGTCAACTCGTCATTTGTTTTCTACGACAAACAGGGGAATGTGCTGTTTTCGCGATCCGCAGATGCATGGTTCCAAAATGTGTTGCCGTATTCCGGATTGTTCGATCCGATTGTAGTTTACGATAATATCGATAATCGCTTTGTGATGTGCTGGGATTTGCAAAACGATGTAAACCAAACCGGTTATTGGCTCGTTTCTGTATCGGATGACGAAAACCCGATGGGCAACTGGTGTAATTATGCGTTTCCGGCACATTTAAACGGAACGGTTGATGTTGGCAACTGGGGTGATTACCAGAAAATGGGGTACGATCATCAGGCTGTTTACATTTCCGGACGCCAGTTTAGTTTTACCGAAGGTTTCCAATATTGCAAATTGCGAATTATCCCCAAATCGGAATTATACGATCCGGCATGCCCGGCAGTAACCTACACAGATTTTTGGGATTTCCGCGATCCGAACAACAGCGGTGTCCGGGTGGATGGCCCGCCGATTGTGGCTTCGCATTTGGAAGCGACAAATAATACCGCTTATATGGTTGTCGATTCACCTTATATCACCGGTAATTTTATTACATTGTGGAAAATTGTGGACCCGCTTGGCACATTTGGTGCAGCAACGCTCACAGCTGTTAATATTTCAACCGTTTCTGCGCAGCAACCGCCGGATGCCAACCAGTTGGGCGGCGGAACGCCCCGCATCAATTCCGGTCGGCGGGCATATCGCAATGCGGCATATATGAACGGGAAATTATGGACATCTACCGCAATTGCCGGCGGAACCGGTAACCAGTACGCTTTTGCACGATACCTGCAATTGGATGTTATGAACGATACCGTAATTGAAGATGTATCGTTTGGTGCGAACGGATATTATTATTTATATCCTGCAATAATGGTAGATGAAGATGAAAATATTGTGATCGGATACACCCGCTCCGGAGACAACGAATACGCCGGTGCCGCATTTACCGGACGCCGCGCAACCGATGCACCGGGATTGGCACCGTCTACATTGCTGAAAGCCGGTGAAGGCAATTATGTGGTTACTTTTGGCGGCACCCGAAATCGCTGGGGCGATTATCTGGGCATTGCGCCCGATCCCAAAAATCCGTCCGTTATTTGGGCATTAATCGAATACGCCAAAGCTCCGTCCAACACCTGGGCGAACAGAATCGGCGCATTCTCCCTCAAATATGCCATCAATGGAACAATCACTGCAGAGGCAACCGGCGATGTGCTGGAAAACGCTTCCGTGAAAATTGAGGAAAGCGGCGCCGTAAAATTAACCGATGAGAACGGCGATTTCCAGTTTGGTGCACCGACAGACTCGGTAACGGTTACCGTCAGCAAATTTGAATATCAAACCACATCGCGAACAGTGACATTGGAGCCGTATTTCACCATTCCGGTGAATGTGGCGTTGCAGCCGGAGCTACAGGCGGATTTTACCGGGCAAATTTCGGATGAAAGTTCGTCCGAGGGTATATTTGCCCACATCGAATTTTATGCAAAAGATAACCCGAATCCCGAACCCTACCTCGTTTTGGATACGGATAGCAGCGGCAATTTCGTTCAGCCCAGTTTTATCGGTGAATACGATTTGCGAATTTATCCTGAATCGCCATATCCATACACCGAAATGAACGGTGTGTTGCTCGACACGCTCGGTACGAATCTGGATATCTTGCTTTCACCGGCGGATTTGATGATTGTGGACGACGACGACGGCAGCGATTACGAAAATTATTTCATAAACGCAGCAATAGCGGATACCCAAAATTATCACCATTGGAACGTTGTCGAAAAAGGATTGCCAACAGCCGATAAAATGGCGGAATATCCCAACGGTATCGTCATCTGGTTTACCGGCGATAGCGATAGCAACGCCATAAGCGACGACGAAGCTGCGGAACTATTGGCGCATCTCAATAACGGCGGAAAGCTGTTCCTCTCCGGGCAGGATATTGTTGAGGAACTGAACGGCACAGCGCTGATGAACCAATTGGGCATCGGTTATGTTCAAAACTCCGCAACGCCGGTTGTGCGCGGCGAAACCGGCGGCATTATCGGCGATGGGCTGGTGCTGATCACCGGTGCTGGCGCTGCCGGCAACCAAACGTCGCGAGATCAACTCATCATCAACGATGCAACCCGCACCACACAGGAGTTCCGTTATGGTGCCGGAGCAACGGCAACCGCCGGTATTTCCTACAAAAACGGTGCATCAAAAGCAATTGTATTCGGATTTGGATTCGAAGCAATTACCGACCCGGATCGCCAGAATGCGGTTATCCAGCGGGCAATTCAATTCTTCAAAACGCCGGTTGGCATTGGGGATTTACCCGGCGATGTAATCCCGGAAATTTTTGCGCTGGAACAAAATTATCCTAATCCGTTCAACCCGGAAACGACCATTCGTTTTTCGGTGCCGGAACGTGCAACGGTTTTATTGCAAATTTACAATACCCTCGGTCAAAAGGTTCGTACGTTGGCAAATGCCCGCTATTCCGCCGGAATTTATGATGTCCGTTGGGATGGCCGAGATGATTCCGGCAACAGCGTTACTTCCGGCATCTATTTTTATCGTATCGAAGCCGGAGCCAATTTTTCAACAGTCCGTAAAATGATTTTGATGAAGTAA
- a CDS encoding T9SS type A sorting domain-containing protein yields MKLPLKTINRDQFFITALGIALSLLFLGFCVLTSNQGFERRYLDSDIPFVYQLNNSIPLEWIPVINASADSWTNLESCYWVFEAGPLTPTTSASQDNINLVFFDFGGVNFPPGTSTIAFSRTYTTGSGASFHATESDLVWNARDFTPSITGNAGQQDLQSVMSHEFGHHMGIGHAGPVGGPPGCGPLLTASTMYGTSSSGDTTGRTLEPDDIAAGSIIYPTMTLEGVVVDVANGLPLEGAGVITTVDGAGYYTGPVETPNGSTYERPGIVGVIPVQADGSYFAVILKNPIDLRVEYFGYQSILDQVQYLPPGGIGLTQAAVRDFQLQESPLATFSGTVFDSVSLDTISAVLEVVAISNKVGTPDTVFASATTIAGGFSLDLPANENYLVTVRPALPYPTVQYLIDDLDQAGEQADFRLNPADVFLVNDDPAAESEIYIQQAFDALGVTYYTWQIATSGLPETADFQAFPEPKTVFWFTGAALAEPVNELEMNLLTEFLDSGGRLLLSGQNIAESDTGSVLLQDYLQVSYDRNFSPPIMKGVEDDPVGGGLLMQTSGGPGNQASKDVLIAGTAATPVVGYGPAGTSGTAGIRIHNNQAGWKAVFLGFGIETINNTDGILDQFVDNTLNWFNILTGIGTAEPIGDIIPEVFSLDQNYPNPFNPETTIRFNVPEVSKVKLKIFNNLGQEVRQLTSKTYQPGAYQIQWDGRDSRGNVLATGMYYYQMETSKGFRNVKKMMLVK; encoded by the coding sequence ATGAAGTTACCATTAAAAACCATTAATCGTGATCAATTTTTTATCACTGCGCTGGGCATCGCATTGAGTCTGTTGTTTTTGGGATTTTGTGTGCTGACCAGCAATCAGGGATTCGAGCGGCGCTATCTGGATTCGGATATCCCGTTTGTTTACCAGCTAAATAACAGCATTCCGCTGGAATGGATTCCGGTGATCAACGCATCCGCAGATTCCTGGACAAACCTGGAATCCTGCTATTGGGTGTTCGAAGCCGGTCCGCTGACCCCAACAACCAGCGCCAGCCAGGATAATATCAATCTGGTATTTTTCGATTTTGGTGGTGTAAATTTTCCGCCGGGAACCAGCACCATTGCATTCTCCCGGACATACACAACCGGCAGCGGTGCCAGTTTCCACGCAACGGAATCTGATTTGGTGTGGAACGCCCGTGATTTTACACCCTCTATTACCGGCAACGCCGGACAACAGGATTTGCAAAGCGTAATGTCGCACGAATTTGGGCATCACATGGGCATTGGACATGCAGGACCGGTTGGCGGACCTCCCGGATGTGGGCCATTGTTAACAGCCTCTACGATGTATGGCACATCCTCCTCTGGCGATACTACCGGCCGCACCCTCGAGCCGGATGATATTGCCGCAGGCTCCATCATTTATCCCACAATGACGCTGGAAGGCGTTGTGGTGGATGTCGCAAATGGTTTACCGCTGGAAGGCGCCGGCGTTATCACAACGGTTGACGGCGCAGGATATTACACCGGTCCGGTCGAAACGCCAAACGGCAGCACATACGAGCGCCCCGGAATTGTTGGCGTTATTCCTGTTCAGGCGGACGGATCGTATTTTGCGGTAATTCTCAAAAATCCGATCGATTTACGGGTGGAATATTTCGGTTATCAATCCATTCTCGATCAGGTGCAATATCTGCCGCCCGGCGGCATCGGTTTAACCCAGGCTGCAGTTCGGGATTTCCAATTGCAGGAAAGCCCGCTCGCCACGTTCTCCGGAACAGTATTCGATTCTGTATCGCTGGATACGATTTCTGCCGTACTGGAAGTTGTCGCTATCAGCAATAAAGTGGGCACGCCGGACACAGTTTTTGCATCCGCAACCACAATTGCCGGCGGTTTCTCGCTCGATTTACCGGCAAACGAAAATTATCTCGTCACCGTGCGTCCGGCTTTGCCGTACCCGACAGTTCAATATCTGATCGACGATCTCGATCAGGCTGGCGAGCAAGCCGATTTCCGGCTGAATCCGGCGGACGTATTCTTGGTGAACGACGACCCCGCAGCCGAAAGCGAAATTTATATCCAGCAAGCGTTTGATGCGTTGGGTGTAACCTATTATACCTGGCAGATCGCCACATCCGGATTACCGGAAACTGCCGATTTCCAGGCTTTCCCGGAACCCAAAACGGTTTTCTGGTTTACCGGCGCAGCACTCGCGGAACCGGTGAACGAATTGGAAATGAATTTGTTGACAGAATTTTTGGATTCGGGCGGACGCCTGCTGCTCAGCGGGCAAAATATCGCAGAAAGCGATACCGGCAGTGTGTTGCTGCAGGATTATCTGCAGGTGAGTTATGATCGTAATTTTTCGCCGCCAATTATGAAAGGCGTTGAAGACGATCCGGTTGGCGGTGGTTTGCTGATGCAAACATCCGGCGGTCCGGGCAACCAGGCCAGCAAAGATGTGCTGATTGCCGGCACAGCTGCAACGCCGGTTGTCGGATATGGTCCGGCGGGCACATCCGGTACAGCGGGCATTCGCATCCACAACAACCAGGCTGGCTGGAAAGCCGTATTTTTAGGATTCGGTATCGAAACCATCAACAATACCGACGGCATTCTGGATCAATTTGTGGATAACACGCTGAACTGGTTTAACATCCTCACCGGCATCGGAACGGCCGAGCCGATCGGCGATATTATTCCTGAAGTGTTTTCGTTGGATCAAAACTATCCCAATCCTTTTAACCCGGAAACAACCATTCGGTTTAATGTACCGGAGGTAAGCAAGGTTAAGTTGAAAATATTCAATAATTTGGGGCAGGAAGTTCGCCAATTGACCAGCAAAACCTATCAGCCGGGCGCCTATCAAATTCAGTGGGACGGCCGCGATAGCCGGGGCAACGTGCTCGCAACCGGCATGTATTATTATCAAATGGAAACCAGCAAAGGCTTCCGCAATGTCAAAAAAATGATGCTCGTGAAATAA